A part of Schistosoma mansoni strain Puerto Rico chromosome W, complete genome genomic DNA contains:
- a CDS encoding putative mitochondrial 39S ribosomal protein L39 codes for MWRQKLLPNVRLCSNLCMNKEVSKISRHLDCLQLWNEIKEQQTNLYMSPRVEKAIVTYHGVLGESTLEMTKGISTPLDCAKHLSEILVKESVIAMVNNTPWDMNRPLSCDCSLDFAQFKDPHYDPTIANNAFWQSCTLLLAATLETAFHEKHNVRVINLPLLNPKSGGFVCDISFSPGHQSLENWKPSPQELYALNTYIQRMAADDLSFEPLDVSIHSELLQKLFADNPLRSQQINHVFNKHQDIHFPESVISEDLQITLFIVFKVWLFHLHSSRILRHFIVLWNGLNYQIQKSTFTQITWNLHHESSTQIFRSI; via the exons ATGTGGAGACAAAAATTGCTTCCCAATGTTAGGTTATGTAGCAATCTTTGTATGAATAAAGAAGTGTCTAAAATTTCACGCCATCTTGATTGTTTACAATTGTGGAACGAAATTAAAGAGCAGCAAACTAACCTTTACATGTCACCACGTGTTGAGAAAGCCATTGTTACATATCATGGAGTTTTGGGGGAATCAACTTTGGAAATGACTAAAGGTATATCAACACCTCTAGATTGTGCAAAGCATTTGTCTGAAATATTGGTCAAAGAAAGTGTTATTGCTATGGTTAACAATACTCCATGGGATATGAATCGGCCATTGTCATGTGATTGCTCACTTGATTTTGCTCAATTCAAG GATCCTCATTATGATCCAACAATTGCAAATAACGCATTTTGGCAATCATGTACACTCCTTCTAGCTGCTACTTTAGAAACAGCTTTTCATGAAAAGCATAATGTTCGTGTAATCAATCTCCCTTTACTTAATCCGAAAAGTGGTGGATTCGTATGTGATATTTCATTCAGTCCTGGACATCAATCTTTAGAGAATTGGAAGCCTTCACCTCAAGAATTATATGCATTAAATACATATATTCAACGGATGGCTGCGGACGACTTAAGTTTCGAACCTTTAGATGTATCGATTCACAGTGAACTACTTCAAAAATTATTTGCTGACAATCCGTTAAGATCACAACAGATTAACCATGTATTCAACAAACACCAAGACA TTCATTTTCCCGAATCGGTTATCTCCGAGGATcttcaaataacattgtttaTCGTGTTCAAGGTGTGGCTATTCCATCTGCATTCCTCACGCATTTTACGACATTTCATCGTCTTATGGAATGGTCTAAATTACCAAATTCAGAAGTCGACATTTACCCAGATTACGTGGAACCTTCACCATGAAAGCTCAACTCAGATTTTTCGTAGCATATGA